A segment of the Candidatus Jettenia caeni genome:
GCAAATTTTTGGATGTCTGGTTTTGTAGCTATGAATCTGAAGCGTTCCCTGGGAATTCCTTTTGTCATTACATTCCATGCGCTGGGTCATGTTCGTCGCCTGCATCAGCGCGAAGCAGACAAATTTCCTGAGATTCGCTCTATGATTGAGGATAGTATTATGAAAGAGGCTGATCACATTATTGCTGAATGCCCGCAAGACAAAGAGGATATGATTCATTTTTATACTCATGCAAAACCAGAAAAAATTACCATTATTCCTTGTGGTTTTGACCCTTCTGAACTTTGGCCTATGAAAAAAAATTCCGCGCGTACCGCTCTTTGGTTTAAATCTGATGAAAAATTGATCCTTCATCTCGGCCGTATGGTCCCCCGGAAAGGAGTTGACAACGTTATTTATGGTTTTGCGCTATGTATAAAAAATTATCATATTAATGCCCGGCTTATTATCGGCGGAGGTGAAACTTCAATCCCTGAATTATTTATTCTGTCTCCGGAAATCTCCCGCCTCCAACGTATCGCATCTGAAGAAGGGATTTCAGATAAAATTTATTTTACCGGCCAGTTGAGCCGGAGTGAACTTAAATATTATTACAGCGCTGCAGATATGTTTGTGACAACACCCTGGTATGAGCCATTTGGAATTACACCGATTGAAGCAATGGCATGTGGTACTACGGTTATCGGTTCCAATGTTGGGGGAATTAAATATACGGTGGTAGATGGAGAAACAGGCTTTTTAGTTTCTACTCATTGTCCGAAAGAACTTTCTGAGCGCATGGCCTATTTATACAAACGTCCTGCAGTAAGAAAT
Coding sequences within it:
- a CDS encoding glycosyltransferase; its protein translation is MINTVKRIAIISEHASPIALFGGVDSGGQNVYVGQLAKNLALLGYEVDVFTRRDNNRFPKIFPWIKGVRIIHVPAGPSEFIPKEDLFPYMTQFTEYTARFLKNNKKYDIIHANFWMSGFVAMNLKRSLGIPFVITFHALGHVRRLHQREADKFPEIRSMIEDSIMKEADHIIAECPQDKEDMIHFYTHAKPEKITIIPCGFDPSELWPMKKNSARTALWFKSDEKLILHLGRMVPRKGVDNVIYGFALCIKNYHINARLIIGGGETSIPELFILSPEISRLQRIASEEGISDKIYFTGQLSRSELKYYYSAADMFVTTPWYEPFGITPIEAMACGTTVIGSNVGGIKYTVVDGETGFLVSTHCPKELSERMAYLYKRPAVRNIFQKQAIKRANDFFTWERVVADIATLYKKVLHTRSVRLEEEVFSLGDRKLFL